ccggatcaaaatcccatcgcgatcaatcccccgtacgcaggacttgactatccagctgcgggtaaataaagtcacacaaagccagaaatgacaggcctaggtctcttgaggttgttgtgccgataaagaagaagtataACTTTCGAGAAAATcgcttcaaataaataaatcgtttcTTAAAATCAAACGCTGTGTTTCATATTAGGAAAAtctcaaaacaaataaaaagataCAATATTGGTGTCATAGTTGATGTACATTGAAAATGGGTGGTAAACCCTATTGGGATTAAACAATAACGAGATATAAACCGCAAAAAGAAGATTGGAATGGAAATTATTACTTTATACTTAGAGTAATTAATAGGCGATAtgagcaacaacaaatacTTTAGATTCTAGAGCCATTTGGGTTTCTAAAAGTTTTATTCCCACAATTCCATTTCACCGCGATTTGATCCGattgatgaaaaatttaaattttatgattGTTTCAAATTTACACACAGCACCATTTTTTACGAGTAGAAGTTTCCCTATGCTTACTGTCAGATGAAGCAGATTATCAATAAATGACAACAAACAGTTGAATCATCAAAGCAAGTCGCAGATTCGCACAGAGGATTTTTTCCGCCTAATTGCATTGTGCAAGGTCTCGGAAGTGAAATTTGATAAGCATCTCATATTAGCTATACGAAGAACCTGTTTGTGGAATTGAGCTGTATACGCATATGTTTGTGCAGAAATGAACGAATTGCACATCGATCATTACGGTGCCGTAATCATTTGTCCCTACAACAAGGCTCATGTTATTCCGGCTGCACGTATTCAACGTCATTTGTTCAAATGCAGACGCCAATACCCGAACGCAAAAATAGACATTTGCTGCTTCAACCGTGCACATCACGTCCCGCAGCAGGACTTGCAGCAGCATCAGAAAAACTGTCCCGACCGTGCACTAATTGAGGTATGCAAGTACGTCATCGACGACGGTACTGCCAGCTTGTACAAACCTTCACCGATGGATGATCAAGATCCGGTAGAGGCAGTTGCTACGCAACAGTACAAACAGCAAGATGAAAACTGGGATGATATGGATGCTCAACGGTACGATCCAGTGCAATATTGCATGGAAAATCCCGTCGTCCGTAAGACGACAGGGCACATGACGCCATCTGAGAAACGGAAATTCCGGGAGGAAGAACGCATTCGCATCAGTGAGTTAAACAAAGCTATGGAAAGCAAGGGTTCGACTTTACAAGAAGCATACAAGTAACACTGTACCGAAACTATTACAtacgtttggtttttgtttgtttgataatgaaataaaatcatttgacGATTTTCATTTGACTGCAATGCTTTAGTGAGTTATTTGCGATAGAAAAACAATTACTTCTTTTTTCgtgtttataaaaataagttaattgttttatacttttttgtaCCGTATGGTTGTATTACGTTCGATGAGGTAATAGAAGACGTTGGCAAGTTTGTAGATTGATAGTTTATCATCAGTCTCTGGCgattgtttgggtttttttcagtttgtttAATTCGGCGCTTCTTCTGGACTATTTCACATTAACCAGAATAAATTCCTGTCGGCGAGTCGTATACTGTATACTGGGTTAGAGAGAGCTATTTCCATACAACGACAATCCCGGAATCGCTAGGAATTaaaatccccatacaagggatCACTTTTCCATataacgatgatcccggatcgctagggatcacaatccccatacaaggcatcaccttttccatgcaacgatgatttcggatcgctagggatcacaatccccatacaaggcatcactTTTTCTATataacgatgatcccggatcgctagggatcacaatccccatacaaggcatcacatttcccatgcaacgatgatcccggatcgctagggatcaaaagcgctattcaacagtgatcccggatcatttgatcccatattataggattggatcagatttttcaagcctggatcggatcggatcaacCGATCCAcctctaacttctcatcactactATGTTCTTCAATTTACTGTAGTAAGCGTTTTTTTGTAAGATTACAAAATATGAGGGTTAtaaatttgtaatattttgttaCTTGGGTAGTTTTGTTAGATGACGCCATCTGTTGGAGAATAGCATCGTTACGATTTTCATGCTCGAATTCGGTTCCCGGCTCGAAATTCGGTTCGTACTACTTCGGTAAACTTCGACCATGTTCGGCATTCAAAAAGCCGTCCCACGAAGCAGTTCGGAAGTTGGCACGAAGCAAAAGATTGGCCGATTATGGGCCGGATAATCGGCCGGATAGCAGAATTGTCCGGTCCGTCGAGAGAGTGTAAATGGAAGGAAGAACAAACGAGGAAAGGGCCGTGCGGATGCCTGCCTCCAATTCACTCGCGACAACGGTGATGGAAGTGATCATGCACAACGGCTGTTTTCGGATGTTAATAGAACcaaaaatgcaacattttttatattatttgatgCTCATTTTCTAGTGCagcaattgaaattttatttcatttatcataAGAACACAATTGACATTGATTACAGCATATACGCATGGTAGTAGCAACATTTAGAAAAACTTTCCTATTTTAAGCACTTGTAATATtgcaaatacaaatacaaaacactaTTCAAGTTTCCTGTGTACTTTTGAATAGACAGCATAAATAAAAGTTGCTTGGCCGATTATATTTGATTTACTTACCATTTTAAGCCGATATCCTAGGGTAATCTAGAATAATACTAGAATGCTCCACATACGCATTTCTCTTCGACGCCGCTTTTACCAATTGCGATAGAGTTtattacagcaaaaaaaaaaaaacagtctcaGAAGAGCGAGAAGGTACAAAAAGCAGTACAATTTACGAAAGGGATAGATATAATATATTACCAAGAGCCGCTCAGCATGTGGAGTCAGCCGGCGTGAAACGCAGTGAAACTGTTACTTgcggggtaaaaattgttccttgggaatttgacatttacttggaagaaaaaaaaccttcaaaacaaggaaagaaaaaccagaAGGACGACGACGAAGCAGGGAcagaaaagcaagaaaagtCAGCACTCCTCGGAAGGGGGTAGGAGTTTTTCCTGCTGCagttttgtgaaaatttgaGTGAAAATAGCGTGAACGGAAAGTAGA
This region of Anopheles marshallii chromosome 2, idAnoMarsDA_429_01, whole genome shotgun sequence genomic DNA includes:
- the LOC128718350 gene encoding gametocyte-specific factor 1 homolog, which codes for MNELHIDHYGAVIICPYNKAHVIPAARIQRHLFKCRRQYPNAKIDICCFNRAHHVPQQDLQQHQKNCPDRALIEVCKYVIDDGTASLYKPSPMDDQDPVEAVATQQYKQQDENWDDMDAQRYDPVQYCMENPVVRKTTGHMTPSEKRKFREEERIRISELNKAMESKGSTLQEAYK